Genomic window (Candidatus Methylomirabilis sp.):
AGGGTCGCACGTCGCATCGGCTCGCTCCTTTCCTCCCATTCGCCGGAGAATCTGGGGTACCCGGAAAGACCGCGGCGGCAGGCCGCCGGATCCCGACCGCCTGCCGCCGTCCGCGGCGCGTCCCCCCCCGCGTCAGGGCCGGGGAGGACGGGGGGCCGAATCTGGCTCGCGCCGCTTCGCGAGCGCCGCCTCGACCGTCTTCAGAAAGAGGGACAGAGGGCGCATCGGTTTATGGACGACGAAGTCCGCCCCAGCCGCTTCCCCCCGGGTCTCCACCTCCGCCCCCTTCAGGATGGTGTGGAGGATCACCGGGATGCCCCGGGTGCGGGGATCCGCCTTCAGCCTCTCGCAGACCTCGTAGCCATCCATCACCGGCATCATCACGTCGAGAACGATGACGTCCGGGTTCCGTTCCCGGGCCAGCCGGAGCCCTTCGGACCCCTCGTGCGCGGTCAGGACGCTCAGCCCATTGACGGTGAGGAAGTCCTCCATCATCGCCAGGACCAGCGGCTCATCGTCCACCAGGAGGACCGTCGCCCCGGTCCGCCCCGCCTCCATCTCCGCCATCGCGACCCCCCGCCGCGGCCCGTTGCTCCCTCCGAGCACGGGCATCGCACGCAGGGGAAGGGTGCAAGAACGTGACCAAACGCTGGCGCCCCTCGCGCGCGGCGCCGACCTCGTCCGTCTGCTCTTTGCCCCGCGCCGCTCGCAAAGCGGAGAAACCGGTGGGGCCAAAAACCCCAGGCGGGGAACTCTCCTTCCCCGACTGTCCGGGTCTATCCCGCGCCATCGTGCAGCAGGCGGCGGAGCGCATCGAGGGGGACGTTGCTCCCGCTCAGGATGAGGCACACCGTTTTGCCCGCCAGCTGCTCCCGGAGGCGCACGGCGGCCGCGACGGGTGCCGCCCCGGCTGCCTCCGCCACCTGCCGGGTGGTTTCCAGGAGGAGGACCATCGCCCGGCGGATCTCGGTCTCGCTCACCAGGACCATTTCCTCGGCGTGCTCGAGGATGAGCCCCAGGGTCAGGAGGAACGGTACCCGGGTTTGCAGCCCCTCTGCGAAGGTGTCGGCGTCGGGCGTCTCGATGACCCGGCGGGCCCGCCAGGAGAGGGTGACGGCCGGGGCCCGCTCCGCCTGCACCCCGATGAGCCGGACCGCGGGCTTCAAGGCCTTGGCCACGACCGCGTGGCTGGCCAGGCCGCTCCCACCCCCCACCGGGACCAGGATGGCCTCCACCTGGGGCAGCGCCTCCAGGATCTCCAGGCTGATCGTGCCCACCCCCGCCAGCAGGTCCGGCTCGTTGGCCGGATGGACGTACCGGTAGCCCTTCGTGCGCGCCTCCGCCTCCGCCCACTCCCGGGCCTCGTCAAAGTCCCGCCCGATCTCGACCACCTCGGCCCCGAGGCCGCGCATGGCCTCCACCTTCAAGGGGTTGGCCTCCCGGGGGACCGCGACGATGGCCCGGATGCCGTGGACGTTCGCCGCGTACGCGACCGACTGACCGTGGTTGCCCGTGGAGGCGGTGATCACCCCCGCCTCCCGCTCGGCCGAGCCGAGGCGGGACATCAGGTAGAGGCCCCCGCGGACCTTGAAGGAGCCGATCGGCTGCAGGTTTTCAAGCTTCAGGTATGCCTCGCAGCCCAGGGCGCGGCAGAGACCGGGGAAGCGGACGAGGGGGGTCGGAGCCAGGTGCTCCGCGAGGGCGCGCCGGGCCGCATAGACGTCGGCAAGCGTCGGCGGGGGGAGCGGGAACGGCGTGAACGGCCGGCCCGGCCCCTCAAGCCTCATCCCGGTACCTCACGAGGACCTCCCGCAGGGCACGCCCGAGCGCCTCATCGTGCACCTCCTCCAGCCGGGCGAGCAGGTCCGCCACGAGGTCCCGTCCCGGAGCCGGAGTGGCGGCGGGGCCCGGGTCCAGAAAGCGACCCGCCACCTGGGGCCGGCGGTCCACCGTCAGCTGGAGGACGTCAGGACGCTGGGAGTGCCCCGCCACATCGTGGGTGATCTTCCCGACCACGATCGCGGACAGGTCAAGGTCGGCGGTCAGGATCACCTCCTCGCCCGGCGGGGCCGGCCCTGCCAGGACGTCGCCCCCTGGGCCGTAGATGGCGGCCCCACCCCCGCCGTCCACGATCTCCTTCGCGAGCGCCTCCGTGGGGCAGAGCACCTCAACCATCCGGGCGTCCAGGATACCCGCCGGGGCCAGGACGAAGCAGCGTCCCTCGAAGGCCGCCGCGCGACTCCGGATCGCGGCTCCTGCCCGGCTGGCCTGGTTGACCCGGAACGGATAGGCGGGCCAGGCGGCCGCGTGGATCGCCTCACCCTGGATCGTCAGCGCGTACCGGGCCAGCGGATTGCCGTTCTCGCCGCAGATCAGTCCGCCGAGCGGTCCGTGGGGGGTCTCATAGACAGAGAGGCCGCGGCCGTCCCCTGCGGCGTGGACCAGCTTCTCGGCATAGGTCGGCATCAACTTCCGTTGGACGCCGGCGAGCGTTCCATCGGGCCGCAGGAAGAGCAAGCTGTTGTAGAGGGTCCCGAGTCGCCCCGGCTCCCGTTCGGTCACCCCCATCACGACCCAGGCGCCTGCCTGCCTCGCCGCCCGCCCCAGCGCCTCCGTGGCCGCACCCCCGACTTCCACGGCGGCCGCGACCAGGCGGGCCGTGAAGCGGGCGCTCTCGGCCGGAGTGTAGAGGTGAATCCAGTGAGGGAACCCCGGCAGGAACGACTCCGGGAACGCGACGACTTCCGCTCCCCGCGCGGCCGCCTCGCCGATGAGCCGGCAGGCCTTCTCCACGGTGGCCTCCCGGTCCAGGAAGACCGGAGCCGCCTGGATGGCGGCGGCGCGGCAGCCCCGAGTGGGCACGCTCATCGCCTTCCTCCCCTGCTATCGAGCATCTCCACGCCACGGCGGCTCAGCAGCAGGTTGGGAGGCAGCCCCGGGACGCCAATCCCGCGGAGGAGCCGGCCCCGGGCCTCGAGCCGCCCCAGGGCCGCCTCCAGCTCCCCGGGGGCCGGCCGGAGCAGGCGGGTCAGTTCCCGCGGCGTGGTCCAGAGGAGCGCGTCCAGGAGGCGGCCTGCGAGCTGCACCAGCGCCTCGGCGGGGGCGATCCGCTCGGCCGCCGCGGCCGCCCGGCCGTACCGGGCCTCGAAGAGGTCCCACCGGTACGCGAAGGACGGCTCGTACCGCTCCTCCGTCTTCACGGCCCAGAGCCCCTGCTGCAGCTCGGCGATCGCCCGCTCGAAGGCCGGAGTCTCCCGCGGGTGCGCCAGCCCCGCCGCCCGCCGCAGGTCCGGCGTGTACAGCGGATGCTCGGCGTGCAGGGCCTCCAGGATCGCGTGCGCGGCGCGGGACATCCGCCCGCTCAAGTAGGCCACCCGATGCCACGCCGGCGCCTCCCGCCTGAACCAGGCGACGCAGGCCGGCAGGTCCCGCAGGGCCACCAGGGTCGGCTTTCCCAGGAGGAGCTTCCCGTAGTACACCTTCCGGCGCGCCGGCAGGACGTCCTTGAGGTGCCAGGCGAGGCCGATCCCGGGGTCGTGGTGCGTGTGCCTCGGCCAGCGGGGGTCCCGCCGGCCGCAGACTGTCGCC
Coding sequences:
- a CDS encoding carbon-nitrogen hydrolase family protein; protein product: MSVPTRGCRAAAIQAAPVFLDREATVEKACRLIGEAAARGAEVVAFPESFLPGFPHWIHLYTPAESARFTARLVAAAVEVGGAATEALGRAARQAGAWVVMGVTEREPGRLGTLYNSLLFLRPDGTLAGVQRKLMPTYAEKLVHAAGDGRGLSVYETPHGPLGGLICGENGNPLARYALTIQGEAIHAAAWPAYPFRVNQASRAGAAIRSRAAAFEGRCFVLAPAGILDARMVEVLCPTEALAKEIVDGGGGAAIYGPGGDVLAGPAPPGEEVILTADLDLSAIVVGKITHDVAGHSQRPDVLQLTVDRRPQVAGRFLDPGPAATPAPGRDLVADLLARLEEVHDEALGRALREVLVRYRDEA
- a CDS encoding threonine/serine dehydratase, which gives rise to MRLEGPGRPFTPFPLPPPTLADVYAARRALAEHLAPTPLVRFPGLCRALGCEAYLKLENLQPIGSFKVRGGLYLMSRLGSAEREAGVITASTGNHGQSVAYAANVHGIRAIVAVPREANPLKVEAMRGLGAEVVEIGRDFDEAREWAEAEARTKGYRYVHPANEPDLLAGVGTISLEILEALPQVEAILVPVGGGSGLASHAVVAKALKPAVRLIGVQAERAPAVTLSWRARRVIETPDADTFAEGLQTRVPFLLTLGLILEHAEEMVLVSETEIRRAMVLLLETTRQVAEAAGAAPVAAAVRLREQLAGKTVCLILSGSNVPLDALRRLLHDGAG
- a CDS encoding response regulator; the protein is MPVLGGSNGPRRGVAMAEMEAGRTGATVLLVDDEPLVLAMMEDFLTVNGLSVLTAHEGSEGLRLARERNPDVIVLDVMMPVMDGYEVCERLKADPRTRGIPVILHTILKGAEVETRGEAAGADFVVHKPMRPLSLFLKTVEAALAKRREPDSAPRPPRP